Proteins found in one Amycolatopsis umgeniensis genomic segment:
- a CDS encoding dihydrofolate reductase family protein: protein MRKLIYGMNLSLDGYIATAGGDIGWGVPSDELFQWWLEREQAIEVFLYGRKLWETMSSHWPTGDQQPGATQAEIEFARNWRDTPKVLFSKAIDKADWNTRVVTGDAIAEITRLKAEDGGPMRVGGATLAGAAMRAGLVDEYEIVTHPVLVGGGTPFFATLDGRVNLNLVETRAFPGGPVVTRYERR, encoded by the coding sequence ATGCGGAAACTGATCTACGGCATGAACCTGAGCCTGGACGGCTACATCGCCACGGCCGGCGGTGACATCGGCTGGGGCGTGCCGAGTGACGAGCTGTTCCAGTGGTGGCTCGAGCGGGAGCAGGCGATCGAGGTGTTCCTGTACGGGCGCAAGCTGTGGGAGACGATGAGTTCCCACTGGCCGACGGGTGACCAGCAGCCGGGCGCCACTCAGGCGGAGATCGAGTTCGCGCGGAACTGGCGGGACACGCCGAAAGTGCTGTTCTCCAAGGCCATCGACAAGGCCGACTGGAACACCCGCGTGGTGACCGGCGACGCGATCGCCGAGATCACCCGGCTCAAGGCCGAGGACGGCGGGCCGATGAGGGTCGGCGGTGCGACGCTGGCCGGGGCGGCCATGCGGGCCGGGCTGGTCGACGAGTACGAGATCGTCACCCATCCGGTCCTGGTGGGCGGCGGCACGCCGTTCTTCGCCACGCTGGACGGCCGGGTGAACCTGAACCTGGTGGAGACGCGGGCGTTCCCCGGCGGGCCGGTCGTGACCAGGTACGAGAGGCGTTGA